Proteins from one Dysgonomonas sp. HDW5A genomic window:
- a CDS encoding VOC family protein has product MDIKDLSVCFHTTKATECKEFYVKYMGAVVTFDYEWYSVVAFGDKKQFTLSFMAPQSGEPLFEEKGVTLNFSVKNVDEEYQRLITSEGLKAVRPLADNPWGDRSFAILDPLGNTLYIYSEIKPTTEFASAFK; this is encoded by the coding sequence ATGGATATAAAAGATTTGTCTGTGTGTTTTCATACAACTAAGGCAACAGAGTGTAAAGAGTTTTATGTGAAGTATATGGGTGCTGTTGTTACATTCGATTATGAATGGTATTCAGTTGTAGCATTTGGTGATAAAAAGCAGTTTACCCTTTCTTTTATGGCTCCACAAAGCGGTGAGCCACTCTTCGAAGAGAAAGGAGTTACGCTAAACTTTAGTGTTAAGAATGTAGACGAAGAATATCAGCGATTGATTACAAGCGAGGGGCTGAAAGCAGTAAGACCTCTGGCTGATAATCCTTGGGGCGACAGGTCTTTTGCCATACTCGATCCTTTAGGTAATACACTGTACATCTATAGTGAAATTAAGCCTACAACCGAATTTGCATCGGCTTTCAAATGA
- a CDS encoding RagB/SusD family nutrient uptake outer membrane protein — MKYNIKYLFCVSLASLALVSCNDFLDEKPSSELTDGNLGIDNNNTDSLKYTTAAQAEQLVAGAYNDFGSEFWQLDWYIMNDAQADNAYAGEPNDQRMQIDEFRITPTNQNVSRDWAYLYKHIAKTNAILTWVPRITDSALSDQRRKEILGEASVMRALCYFNLVRIYDHVPLITEDIPEITTENIDQIYPLLYPAQTSKDSVYTQILKDLDYAIANVPDYSGDNKFKITKAVTNLILAQVYATKDGVDNTDWAKVKQYAEAVVNDSRYGLLDNFDDLFTIGETAPDKVLPSVDLKYENSKESLFEVNYTSWSALGNWGAQMFYGVDWKKFNTPSQDLYKAFNNEGDVVRRDASIRFGDVTGLWADKYWPSNAYPFCNKLRSQEKGNIILFRLPEAILLLADAENELGNTSKAKELLNRVRTRAQLPNTTANSKDDIRLAIEKENRLEFAFEGKRFFDLKRRGRFIQVMRACGDHQKEYATRLNDNRLLWPIPQSEMDQNVNLIQNKGY; from the coding sequence ATGAAATACAATATAAAATACCTGTTCTGTGTTTCGCTTGCCAGTTTAGCTCTTGTATCTTGCAACGACTTTCTGGATGAGAAACCGTCTTCGGAGCTTACCGATGGAAATTTAGGCATTGATAATAACAATACTGATTCTTTAAAATATACGACAGCTGCTCAGGCCGAGCAATTAGTGGCAGGAGCTTACAACGACTTCGGTTCTGAATTCTGGCAGTTGGACTGGTACATCATGAATGATGCACAAGCAGATAACGCCTATGCCGGTGAACCAAATGATCAACGCATGCAAATCGATGAGTTTAGAATAACTCCTACCAATCAGAACGTAAGCCGAGATTGGGCATATCTATACAAACATATTGCAAAGACAAATGCAATATTGACATGGGTACCTCGTATTACCGACTCGGCATTGAGCGATCAACGCCGCAAAGAAATTCTTGGTGAAGCTTCCGTAATGCGTGCCTTATGTTATTTCAATCTGGTAAGAATATACGACCATGTGCCTCTTATCACCGAAGATATTCCTGAAATTACAACAGAGAATATAGATCAGATATATCCGTTGTTATACCCTGCTCAAACATCTAAAGACTCGGTATATACTCAAATTCTAAAAGATTTGGATTATGCTATTGCTAATGTACCTGACTATTCAGGAGATAATAAATTTAAAATTACAAAAGCGGTAACCAATCTTATACTTGCGCAGGTATATGCTACTAAAGATGGAGTTGACAATACCGATTGGGCTAAAGTAAAACAATATGCCGAAGCCGTAGTTAACGACAGCCGTTACGGACTACTGGACAATTTTGATGATTTGTTTACAATCGGAGAAACAGCTCCCGACAAAGTATTACCAAGTGTAGACTTGAAGTATGAGAACTCTAAAGAATCGTTATTCGAAGTAAACTATACATCATGGAGTGCTTTAGGTAACTGGGGTGCACAAATGTTTTACGGTGTGGACTGGAAGAAATTCAACACACCGAGTCAGGATCTTTACAAAGCATTTAACAACGAAGGCGATGTTGTTCGACGTGATGCTTCTATCCGTTTTGGCGATGTTACCGGACTTTGGGCTGATAAATACTGGCCATCGAATGCTTATCCGTTCTGTAACAAATTGAGAAGTCAGGAAAAAGGAAATATTATTCTTTTCCGTCTGCCCGAAGCTATTCTTCTATTGGCTGATGCTGAAAACGAACTGGGCAATACCTCTAAAGCAAAAGAACTACTGAACCGTGTACGTACTCGTGCTCAATTGCCCAATACAACTGCTAATTCGAAAGACGATATTCGCTTGGCTATTGAAAAAGAGAACCGTCTGGAGTTTGCTTTCGAAGGAAAACGTTTCTTTGATCTGAAACGCCGTGGACGTTTTATTCAAGTAATGAGGGCTTGTGGCGATCATCAAAAAGAGTACGCAACCAGATTAAATGACAACAGATTGTTATGGCCTATTCCTCAAAGTGAAATGGATCAAAACGTAAATCTGATTCAAAATAAGGGCTATTAA
- a CDS encoding DUF5016 domain-containing protein, translating into MKRININILLGVLALFMLVSCEEKDERTVYPHSTPVIESVAINPTSFVYGDSVTITAKVSDPVTPLSTLEMRMVVNDKVVASQKLRTVGNSTEVSAKFKVAYISELPNDADVEVSVNLINVEGDVTSTSVKGIKGHRTYYKELYLVLDNGNVITLTPEGAKSDKYNSPEVDLKNSIRYKIAEKITADKQIDFSGDVWGFKDGSIQLVDETGDYIKTTEKMKKSTTGILFDTYAFATTLSGLDLVNISSLDLEAFDDLTIAGETFKEGSFYIEKNKEITLTGDLKNAVFNLDYFERIADNKVKFLGETGPWVLDYSAARKYVLVQDLDSNYPNVLLACGEGLGYPSKVKIEATSGWGFDQIKQFILFKKTADNEYQATVYFDATKANFKFFENKGWGNEKKSDDYTLPAILINSKTKGANDGNWYAAENAKSGNYKITINLSTKVVTAVAVTLP; encoded by the coding sequence ATGAAAAGAATAAACATAAATATATTGCTAGGGGTACTTGCCTTATTCATGCTTGTGTCATGCGAAGAAAAGGATGAGCGCACGGTATATCCCCATTCAACACCCGTTATCGAGTCTGTAGCGATCAATCCTACCAGCTTTGTATACGGCGATTCAGTAACCATTACAGCAAAGGTATCTGACCCCGTAACGCCTCTTTCGACACTAGAAATGAGAATGGTAGTAAACGACAAAGTAGTAGCCTCTCAAAAACTAAGAACAGTAGGCAACAGCACCGAAGTATCTGCTAAATTTAAGGTTGCTTATATCAGTGAGCTTCCCAATGATGCAGACGTTGAGGTTTCTGTCAACCTTATAAATGTTGAAGGAGATGTTACATCGACTTCTGTCAAAGGAATAAAAGGACACAGAACATATTACAAAGAACTGTATCTGGTATTGGATAATGGTAATGTAATCACATTGACTCCCGAAGGTGCCAAATCTGACAAGTATAATTCGCCTGAGGTAGATTTGAAAAACAGCATCCGTTATAAAATAGCAGAGAAAATAACTGCCGATAAACAAATCGATTTCTCAGGTGATGTATGGGGTTTCAAAGACGGAAGTATTCAACTGGTTGACGAAACGGGCGATTATATCAAAACAACCGAGAAGATGAAAAAATCGACTACTGGTATACTGTTCGATACATATGCATTTGCTACAACACTATCAGGACTTGATCTGGTAAATATATCGAGTCTCGATCTTGAAGCATTTGATGATCTAACAATAGCAGGCGAAACCTTCAAAGAAGGCAGTTTCTATATCGAAAAGAATAAAGAAATTACGCTTACAGGAGACCTGAAGAACGCTGTATTTAATCTTGATTATTTTGAGCGTATCGCCGATAACAAAGTGAAATTCCTTGGAGAAACAGGTCCTTGGGTACTAGATTACAGTGCTGCCCGCAAATATGTACTTGTACAGGATTTAGATTCCAACTATCCGAATGTACTTCTGGCTTGCGGCGAAGGCTTAGGCTATCCGTCTAAAGTGAAGATTGAAGCCACCAGTGGATGGGGATTTGATCAGATCAAACAATTTATCCTGTTCAAGAAAACAGCAGACAATGAGTATCAGGCAACCGTTTATTTCGATGCAACCAAAGCAAACTTCAAGTTCTTCGAAAACAAAGGTTGGGGTAATGAGAAAAAATCTGACGATTATACACTTCCTGCCATACTGATAAACAGTAAAACCAAAGGTGCTAATGATGGCAACTGGTATGCTGCTGAGAATGCAAAATCAGGAAACTATAAGATAACCATCAACTTATCCACAAAGGTTGTCACTGCAGTGGCGGTAACTCTTCCTTAA
- a CDS encoding AraC family transcriptional regulator has translation MQQPFVTYREYLPHPLLQDYIKTYWSFEFGEGTIQPFDIIPDGYFDMIISLQNNCISDTTLVGIWSKLTTVQRNKWNVIGIRFKPLALSVLLDMTISDLLDGSASVDLSDWHLNKNALNDSLNVSENTVFDYLNSQFLLKLHFNKHKQDKRLTALFHLIDRYQGIISVQTISDSIGLSTRQMQRKVTDLLGIGTKDYANIIRFSNNLDLIKGDPANYQGYFDQAHFIKEFKRYTGITPSKIDLSNSVRFLQYYDLKNP, from the coding sequence ATGCAACAGCCCTTTGTTACATATCGCGAGTATTTGCCCCATCCGTTATTGCAGGATTACATAAAAACATATTGGTCTTTTGAGTTTGGTGAAGGTACAATCCAACCTTTTGACATAATACCGGATGGCTATTTCGATATGATTATCTCATTGCAGAATAATTGTATCTCAGATACTACTTTGGTTGGTATCTGGAGTAAACTCACAACTGTACAGCGCAATAAATGGAATGTTATCGGTATTCGGTTTAAACCACTGGCTTTATCGGTACTGTTAGATATGACTATCAGCGATTTGTTGGATGGGTCGGCTTCTGTGGATTTATCCGACTGGCATCTGAATAAAAACGCTTTGAATGATAGTCTGAATGTTTCAGAGAATACGGTTTTTGATTATCTCAATTCTCAATTTTTATTGAAATTACACTTTAATAAGCATAAACAAGATAAACGATTAACCGCACTCTTTCACTTAATTGATCGTTATCAGGGGATAATATCGGTACAAACCATTTCGGATTCGATTGGCTTGAGTACACGGCAAATGCAGCGAAAAGTAACAGACCTGCTCGGAATAGGAACAAAAGATTATGCAAACATAATCCGTTTCAGCAATAATCTCGATTTAATAAAAGGAGATCCAGCCAATTATCAAGGATATTTCGATCAGGCACATTTTATAAAAGAGTTTAAGAGGTATACAGGTATCACTCCTTCTAAAATTGACTTGAGTAATAGTGTCCGATTTTTACAATACTATGATTTAAAGAACCCATAA
- a CDS encoding TonB-dependent receptor, with product MNSKKKMRLMKSWQKTCLAIMLLLLPALAFAQSVQVTGNVKDQAGEAIIGATIVVKGNTATGTVTDFDGNYSISVPGNATLVFSYLGMETAEVAVNGQKTIDVTLKDDSKSLDEVVVVGYGTMRKKDLTTAVASVSSKEWADRPVISAQQALQGKAAGVQVIQPSGKPGAGLTVRVRGTTSLNAGNDPLYVVDGIPTNDITNISPTDIESLQILKDASSAAIYGARAANGVVLITTKQGSAGRSEVSVSMFAGFSNVAKTIKTLNTTQYYDLLDEIYGVGYSDRTKNTYTNWSDEMYSTGVKQNYQVSLSGGTDKVNYFISGGYQDESGIIKPASYSRYSFRSNTSAQTKEWLKVTSNVSFAKTSRRDVADNANSGRGGVIMSILNTPPFMTKWDPTEPGWYYRNPYQGSWENPYAQADTYDQNSDYRFMGNVGLDFTITKDLHFKPSFALDYTAHKWDKFIDPVKTNYGRNSNGRGEHADDEYSTWLSENIITYDKKFDGKHNLSLLGGGTFQKYNHSNTYMSVEDFVKGANFETMTLNMANKINSATTSKDANTLASFLGRVQYDYESRYLFTANIRADGSSKLAPGNRWGYFPSVSGGWRFSSEEFFMPLTNVVNDAKLRLAWGQNGNQNGIGNYDYFQKYDISRTEQTSGAAPTGPNINVGRYGNRNLKWETTTQFNLGLDLSLFDSRLTAEFDVYHKKTTDLLLYITLPSTVGRDLPMRNDGEMINKGFEFNLTGHILTGTVTWDASANMSFNKNRLSKLGLTPEYTTAKIESNNSDVIIMREGLPLGSFYGYISDGVDPETGDIKYRDLNNNGITGSADPNDRTVIGNAQPDFTYGFTNNVSWKNFTLSAFIQGSYGNDIYNATRIDSEGMFDQKNQTTTVLNRWMRPGMVTDVPRAVSGSENILNSSRFVEDGSYIRLKALTLSYSFEKKWLQPMGISALSIYGTADNLVTLTKYRGYDPELSWNGSSAAQLGIDMGTFPQTRSFIFGLNLTF from the coding sequence ATGAACAGTAAGAAAAAAATGAGACTAATGAAGTCTTGGCAAAAAACTTGCCTGGCAATAATGTTGCTCTTGCTTCCGGCACTTGCCTTTGCACAATCCGTTCAGGTAACGGGTAATGTGAAGGATCAGGCGGGAGAGGCAATTATTGGTGCTACAATTGTTGTAAAAGGCAATACCGCTACAGGTACTGTTACCGATTTTGACGGTAATTACTCAATATCCGTACCGGGTAATGCTACTCTTGTATTCAGTTATTTAGGAATGGAAACAGCTGAAGTGGCTGTTAACGGACAAAAAACAATCGATGTTACATTAAAAGACGACAGCAAATCGCTGGATGAGGTTGTAGTAGTAGGTTATGGTACTATGCGAAAAAAAGACCTTACAACGGCTGTAGCCAGCGTATCTTCGAAAGAATGGGCCGACCGCCCTGTTATTTCGGCACAACAAGCTCTGCAAGGTAAAGCAGCCGGTGTACAGGTAATTCAACCTTCGGGAAAACCGGGTGCAGGCCTTACCGTACGTGTACGTGGTACTACATCTTTAAATGCAGGTAATGACCCTCTTTATGTTGTTGACGGTATACCAACCAATGATATTACAAATATATCGCCAACCGATATCGAAAGTTTACAGATCTTAAAAGATGCTTCTTCGGCAGCTATATATGGTGCACGTGCAGCTAATGGTGTGGTTTTGATCACAACTAAACAAGGCTCTGCCGGAAGATCGGAAGTAAGCGTATCGATGTTTGCCGGATTTTCGAATGTGGCAAAAACGATCAAAACTTTAAATACAACCCAATACTATGATTTGTTGGACGAGATATATGGTGTGGGTTATTCTGACAGAACGAAAAACACTTACACCAATTGGAGTGACGAAATGTATAGTACAGGTGTAAAACAAAACTACCAAGTATCTTTATCAGGTGGTACAGATAAGGTTAATTATTTTATTTCGGGAGGTTATCAGGACGAAAGCGGTATTATTAAACCTGCATCGTACAGCCGATATTCATTCAGAAGTAACACCAGTGCACAGACTAAAGAATGGTTAAAAGTAACATCAAATGTGAGTTTTGCTAAAACCTCACGCCGTGATGTAGCTGATAATGCTAACTCGGGACGTGGCGGGGTTATCATGTCAATATTGAATACTCCTCCATTTATGACAAAATGGGATCCGACTGAACCGGGCTGGTATTACAGAAACCCATATCAAGGATCGTGGGAAAACCCATATGCTCAAGCTGATACTTACGATCAGAACTCCGACTACCGCTTTATGGGTAATGTGGGGTTAGACTTTACAATCACTAAAGACTTACACTTCAAGCCCAGCTTTGCTCTTGATTATACAGCTCATAAATGGGATAAATTTATTGATCCTGTAAAAACCAACTATGGGCGAAATTCCAATGGACGTGGCGAACATGCTGATGACGAATATTCTACATGGTTGAGTGAAAATATTATTACTTACGATAAAAAATTTGATGGCAAGCACAATCTATCTTTATTAGGTGGTGGTACTTTCCAAAAATACAATCATAGCAATACATACATGTCTGTTGAAGATTTTGTGAAAGGTGCAAACTTCGAGACCATGACTTTGAATATGGCAAACAAGATCAACAGTGCTACTACTTCGAAAGATGCCAATACATTAGCATCATTCCTTGGACGTGTACAGTATGATTACGAAAGTCGCTATTTATTTACAGCCAATATTCGTGCCGATGGATCTTCAAAACTAGCTCCGGGTAACCGTTGGGGATACTTCCCTTCTGTATCGGGAGGATGGAGATTTTCTAGTGAAGAGTTTTTCATGCCCTTAACCAATGTTGTAAACGATGCTAAATTAAGATTGGCATGGGGACAAAACGGTAACCAGAATGGTATTGGAAATTACGACTATTTTCAAAAATACGATATCAGCAGAACTGAGCAAACTTCAGGTGCTGCACCAACAGGTCCGAATATCAATGTAGGAAGATATGGAAACCGCAACTTGAAGTGGGAAACTACTACACAGTTTAACCTTGGGTTAGATCTTAGTTTATTTGATTCCAGATTAACCGCTGAATTTGATGTGTATCACAAGAAAACAACCGACTTATTACTTTACATCACATTACCATCTACAGTAGGACGCGATCTACCTATGAGAAATGACGGTGAGATGATTAACAAAGGTTTTGAGTTCAACCTTACAGGTCATATTCTGACAGGAACTGTTACTTGGGATGCTTCTGCGAATATGTCTTTCAACAAGAACAGATTATCAAAACTAGGTTTAACTCCCGAATATACTACTGCTAAAATAGAAAGTAACAACTCGGATGTTATCATTATGAGAGAAGGACTTCCTTTGGGCAGTTTCTACGGATATATTTCTGATGGCGTTGATCCCGAAACCGGAGATATCAAATACAGAGATTTAAACAACAATGGAATTACCGGTAGTGCCGACCCTAACGACAGAACAGTTATAGGTAATGCTCAACCCGATTTCACATATGGTTTTACCAACAACGTAAGCTGGAAAAACTTCACTTTGTCTGCATTCATACAGGGATCATACGGAAATGACATCTACAATGCTACAAGAATAGATTCTGAAGGTATGTTTGACCAAAAGAACCAAACAACTACTGTTCTGAACCGCTGGATGCGTCCGGGTATGGTTACAGATGTACCCAGAGCTGTATCGGGAAGTGAGAATATATTGAATTCATCTCGATTTGTTGAAGACGGATCGTATATCCGCTTGAAAGCTCTTACTCTGTCTTACAGTTTCGAGAAAAAATGGCTTCAACCCATGGGTATATCTGCTCTTAGCATCTATGGAACGGCAGACAACCTTGTTACTCTTACAAAATATAGAGGCTATGATCCTGAATTGAGTTGGAATGGCTCCAGTGCTGCTCAACTGGGCATCGATATGGGAACATTCCCGCAAACTCGCTCTTTCATATTCGGACTTAATCTAACATTCTAA
- a CDS encoding NUDIX domain-containing protein gives MSASNILKNISVDCVVFGYERNALRVLLRQEFINYRGRIYEEWKLPGNHVLRDETTEETAVRILREQSGITEDVYLKQLSVFSDVNRLKLRDRDYKWKKEQGVGDNRVVTVAYYSLVNISDIDASHLYNVARWHKVSEVKELIYDHKDILDAALMRLREDLLNNPILFELLPELFTLTELQTLYEIILDTNFDKRNFRRKISNMKYLIPSGKRQENVSHKPAMLYLFDRKIYEKTKQDRFDFSV, from the coding sequence ATGAGTGCATCTAATATTCTTAAGAACATATCCGTTGATTGTGTTGTGTTTGGCTATGAGAGAAATGCTTTGAGAGTATTGCTCCGTCAGGAGTTTATTAATTATAGAGGACGCATTTATGAAGAATGGAAGCTTCCCGGAAACCATGTGCTGAGAGATGAAACGACCGAAGAAACGGCTGTTCGTATATTGCGTGAACAGAGTGGTATTACCGAAGATGTCTATTTGAAGCAACTAAGTGTATTTAGCGATGTTAACCGTTTGAAGTTGCGTGATCGTGATTACAAATGGAAAAAAGAACAAGGGGTAGGAGACAACAGGGTGGTAACCGTTGCTTACTATTCGTTGGTTAATATCTCCGATATAGATGCTTCGCACCTTTATAACGTAGCTCGTTGGCATAAGGTGTCGGAAGTAAAGGAGCTGATTTATGACCATAAGGACATACTGGATGCTGCATTGATGAGGTTACGCGAGGATTTATTAAATAATCCGATCTTATTTGAGTTATTGCCCGAACTCTTTACACTGACCGAATTGCAGACTCTCTATGAAATAATATTGGATACCAATTTTGATAAACGTAATTTCAGACGTAAGATTTCTAATATGAAATACCTGATTCCGTCAGGAAAACGTCAGGAGAATGTCAGCCACAAACCTGCCATGTTATATTTATTTGATCGTAAGATATACGAAAAAACAAAGCAAGACAGATTCGATTTTTCTGTTTGA
- a CDS encoding CsgG/HfaB family protein: MKKLRMICLVSTFLLGLPMLHAQKKNTQVELEVQQPTTGLDKSLKRKVAIARFSNETLYGKGIFYDRDHDPMAKQALDILSNKLASTGKFILLERSDLDKILDENDNSNSRFKGTGADYIIVGSITEFGRKNIGDANLISRTKTQIAEAAVSLRLIDVSTGQIIYSEEAKGEAELKSKSTLGVGASADFDISLSDKAISAAISKLVENVINNCMDRPWRAYFLTVDDGNLFVTGGKSQGLAIGQEFIVKEKGKVVKNPQTGLNMELPGKEAGRIKITFTGGDNPESEFSIVEFIQGEIDHSKLENYYIEEIKI, translated from the coding sequence ATGAAAAAGTTAAGGATGATATGTCTTGTTTCAACTTTTTTACTTGGGCTACCTATGCTTCATGCCCAAAAGAAAAACACACAAGTTGAACTCGAGGTGCAACAGCCGACCACAGGTCTGGATAAATCTCTGAAACGAAAAGTAGCTATTGCTAGATTTTCGAATGAAACATTGTATGGAAAAGGTATTTTCTATGATCGTGACCATGATCCTATGGCAAAACAAGCCTTGGATATTCTCTCCAACAAACTGGCATCTACCGGTAAGTTTATACTTCTCGAACGTTCTGATTTGGATAAGATACTCGACGAAAATGATAATAGCAACAGCAGGTTTAAAGGAACTGGTGCCGACTATATTATTGTAGGGTCTATCACCGAATTTGGAAGAAAAAACATTGGCGACGCTAATCTTATCTCGCGAACCAAAACGCAGATTGCAGAAGCTGCTGTCAGCCTTCGTTTAATAGATGTTTCGACAGGACAGATCATATATTCGGAAGAAGCAAAAGGGGAAGCCGAACTTAAGAGCAAATCGACATTGGGTGTAGGTGCTTCTGCCGACTTCGACATATCACTTAGCGATAAAGCTATATCGGCGGCTATCTCAAAACTTGTCGAAAATGTGATTAACAATTGTATGGATAGACCCTGGAGGGCTTATTTCTTAACCGTAGACGATGGCAATCTGTTTGTAACAGGAGGCAAAAGTCAAGGGTTAGCCATCGGACAGGAGTTTATTGTAAAAGAAAAAGGCAAAGTAGTCAAAAATCCACAGACAGGATTAAATATGGAGCTACCGGGTAAAGAAGCCGGCAGAATAAAAATAACCTTTACCGGTGGAGATAATCCCGAATCGGAATTCTCAATCGTTGAATTTATTCAAGGAGAAATAGATCATAGCAAATTAGAAAATTATTACATAGAGGAGATAAAAATATGA
- a CDS encoding DUF4810 domain-containing protein encodes MRKLIIPIIALACLCMAVSCTSSQKTLYTWGDYQNESYDYMKNGTDKSLDDLLRAYENIINNQKGTRQTVPPGVCADYGYFLVMKGQKEKGLEMMKKEIALYPESSVFVTRIINKLEK; translated from the coding sequence ATGAGAAAGTTAATTATTCCCATAATTGCACTTGCGTGCTTATGTATGGCAGTCAGCTGCACATCGTCCCAGAAAACATTATACACTTGGGGCGATTACCAGAACGAGTCGTATGATTACATGAAAAACGGAACAGATAAGAGCTTAGATGATTTATTGAGGGCATACGAAAACATCATCAATAACCAGAAGGGTACCAGACAAACTGTACCTCCCGGTGTATGTGCCGATTATGGTTACTTTCTGGTAATGAAAGGACAGAAAGAAAAAGGCTTGGAAATGATGAAAAAAGAAATAGCCTTATATCCTGAATCATCTGTATTTGTTACTCGAATCATTAATAAGCTTGAAAAATGA
- a CDS encoding GNA1162 family protein — MKNIRTTFFALLATIFLFSCGTTKPTHSKEEMYGALYSNHPASIAIMPPINKTNNVEAKEFFYLTLSQPLSEQGYYVLPPFLTMEMFKTESAYDAEQFINGPLGKFKDVLGADAVLFTTIHKWEKKAGLANTVNVEVEYSLRSTQNNEELFYRKGNIIYDASISSSGAGLMGALVSMAASAINTAATNHIKVARACNNFILSDTPAGTYSPNFGQDKLSLAGEKEFTQTIK, encoded by the coding sequence ATGAAAAACATAAGAACAACTTTCTTCGCACTTTTAGCGACCATCTTTTTATTTTCGTGCGGAACAACTAAACCAACTCACTCCAAAGAAGAGATGTATGGTGCATTATACAGCAATCATCCGGCCAGTATTGCCATCATGCCTCCTATCAATAAAACAAATAATGTTGAAGCTAAAGAATTCTTTTATCTGACTTTATCTCAACCGTTAAGCGAACAAGGATATTATGTACTCCCTCCATTCTTAACGATGGAAATGTTTAAAACAGAAAGCGCCTACGATGCCGAACAATTTATAAACGGACCGCTAGGCAAGTTTAAAGATGTGCTTGGTGCAGATGCTGTATTATTTACAACGATCCATAAATGGGAAAAGAAAGCGGGATTGGCCAATACAGTCAATGTTGAAGTTGAATATTCTTTAAGGTCTACTCAAAACAACGAAGAATTATTTTACCGCAAGGGAAACATCATATACGATGCATCTATCAGCTCTTCGGGAGCCGGTTTGATGGGAGCCTTAGTTAGTATGGCTGCATCTGCAATCAATACAGCAGCAACCAACCATATCAAAGTAGCGCGGGCTTGTAATAATTTCATTTTATCCGATACTCCTGCGGGAACATACAGCCCCAATTTCGGGCAAGATAAATTGTCTTTAGCCGGTGAAAAAGAATTTACTCAAACGATTAAATAA